The sequence GCGCTTGCGCGCAAGCGCGAAATTATCGCCAGCATCAAAGGCCTGGGACCAATCACGGCCGCACAGTTGATCGCTACCATGCCTGAGCTGGGCTCACTGGAAAATAAACAGGCAGCTGCCCTTGCCGGGCTCGCTCCAATTACCCGGCAATCAGGCCAATGGGCCGGCAAGGCACCCATCCATGCAGGCAGAGCCAATGTCCGCCGGTCGCTCTACATGCCCACCCTTGTCGCTGCTCGCTTCAATCTCGACATCAAGGCAAAATACTTTCATCTCATCAGCATCGGAAAGCTGGCAAAGGTCGCCATCACTGCCGTCATGCGAAAGCTCATCGTCATGGCAAACGCACTACTCAAAGCCAACCGGCTATGGAAGGAATCTATGGCTTGACCATCACGGATACTTGTGTTTGGCGTCATCCACTAGGATGGATAGGCAAGGAATTCACCGACAGGCGGAGCCCTTTTTTTAGATTTTTGTGGGTTTACTTTTCCCTGCGGGCCGGAGTACCTCGCGCCAACGAATTTCATCATCGTTTGACCGCAAGATGCGGCGAACGGATTGATCCGAAGAAAGGAAATTCATGTTTAACACCCCCAAAATTATTCTGGCATCGACCCTGTTGGCGATGGTACCGGCATGCTCGTCGGAACTGAGCAAAGAGGAACAGGAAATCCTCGACGCGCGAATCGCCGAAGACACGAAGCCGACCAATATGATCGCCGTTCTGCAAGACGATCCCGATCTCAGCACCGCGAGCATTTTGGTCGGTTTGTCCGGTGTTGGCGCTGAATTGCAAGATAATGGTCCGTTCACCGCATTTGCCGCAACCAATGATGCGTTCAACAAAATGGATGCGAAGCGGCTGAGCGAGCTGCTGTCGGTGG comes from Sphingorhabdus sp. YGSMI21 and encodes:
- a CDS encoding fasciclin domain-containing protein, with the translated sequence MFNTPKIILASTLLAMVPACSSELSKEEQEILDARIAEDTKPTNMIAVLQDDPDLSTASILVGLSGVGAELQDNGPFTAFAATNDAFNKMDAKRLSELLSVDNKEELETIAKFGLVKGSMTSADIGKAIAGGGGSASITTVQGGVIKATMDGDTIILQDGAGNKANVTQADVKSSNGTLHVVDNLLMPE
- a CDS encoding IS110 family transposase — protein: MRARRFAQATGTLAKTDRIDAGVLARMAATFQPDVRPIKSPELAGLAELMNGRDGLVRDRTALKNREKNLLLPLLKRQVKARLEQIARHINAIDIQAQALIAADLALARKREIIASIKGLGPITAAQLIATMPELGSLENKQAAALAGLAPITRQSGQWAGKAPIHAGRANVRRSLYMPTLVAARFNLDIKAKYFHLISIGKLAKVAITAVMRKLIVMANALLKANRLWKESMA